AGCGACGCGAGCGCAGAGTGACACGGTCAAGTAGGGACCAGGACGCCGCGGCATGGACGCGAGCTGAGGGACCTGGACGCAGAGGAAGTTCCGCGCCGCATAGGAGCAGGCGCGCGCACGGAGCAAAGAAGCTGGGCGCGGCCAGGCGATGGAGGGACTCAGCGGGCAGAGGAAGGACGCCGAGCAGAGAGAAAGAGGAGCAGAGCTGGCTGGAGTCGGGCGCAGCGCTGGAGCAGGGAGATCGACCGGGCGCGCATAGCTTCGGGCAAACCCAGGGCGCGACTGGATATTACTGCCGGCGAGCAGAAAGATTAGAGGGAGGAGAACGTCGCAGAGGAAGCGAAGTGCCATGGCAGGGGCTTCAATCCGGCGCGGCCATGGCAGAGGGCAAGCACCGGCAGCTGGAGAAGCCGAGGGCCATGGAAGCAGGGAGCTCGACCGGCGAGCTGAGCTTATGCGCATGGTGCATTTATGTACACAGAGGCGAACACTAAAACTTATCAAGAACTTGATCTGCATGGCTGATGACGTGTTGTGATAGAATGCAGAGAGAATTCCCGAGCTGGCACGTGTACTGGAATCTAGGATATTACGATGGCTTGAGATaagaacaagggagcaagagacGTGAGAAGGAGATTTACGTGACCTGCTGTGTGGTGGCTGAAGATAATGTCGATAGAAGACAAGGCTTGAAGCGTGACATGGGTTGAAGTAATAAAGGGATTTCCCCCATTTTCGTTAATGGAGACTTAAAAGTAAGTGGATAATAGGACTAAGGTTTAAAAGAGATACAAATAAATTGGCCCAAAACAATATCAGgcataaaagaaaaattagatagGATTTGATTTGGTGAGTACTCCTAAAATCAGATAATTTTCGTGACTGTTTCGGACAACACGGAAACGAACTAGATATCAGATACATTATTCTGAGACCATACTAGTTTAGTCGAAATCGGATAAAAATTTACCCGATGCCTAAACATAGTTGATTTGATTCGAAACTTAATAATTCATCCGTAGTCTGAATTATTACGACACGAGCCACGAAAATCTAATTTGAGACCGAGGCGAGAAATAACATACCGAATCAAATGGATTTCAGCTTCGGTATTTTAATCTGCGTGATTCGACTAATATTAGCCAGAACCATATCGGCTAATGCACACATGATTTCGTCGCTAAAACAGTGTGCGGATGGATAAGTTGGATCCAAACCCCACGCACAATTTCGCGCGAGCTGAATTATTTTACCCCGAACAATTTAGTCGTCAAGTTCAACTGAATTTGTCCGagataaaatcatccgagtgagtcgggcttccgaattcgtattcgcgcgaacgatgaattttaaataatcaccggacgcaccgattttcggaacaaatatgttccgaacatcacgaaaattttaggaagagcccggatagatagaaataaaaacgatgtcgcgcTCGCGACAGACGACACCGATGCGATATAaaaatcgcgatagacgaagatgtttagaatttaaaaatccattttatccactgattacgtgcttaaatccgtactcgttgtcgagcggaatataaacacctggggtgttacaatcctccccccttaaaagaatctcgtcccgagattcggatcgAAAGACTTCTAAGGGTAGAGAAGTATGTAACCCATGTTCGTATCAGCGATAATCATAAGACAGTCTTGGGCGAAGGCGAGTGCCTCAGAATGCGGTTTCTCTAgcggacataacatgtatcgccttaggcaaatttagaaatgtccaccaatagagacgatatctgccagaggaacacataaggttccatgtgtgcagtttgctttttctgatgacactgtactatctgagtctgttgagtgAGCAGCAAATAGGCGATTTTACCccaacagaatcagatgcaccatcttgggtaaaacatacAAAATGAAGTTTACCAACAAGCGTCACAGTGAGTTCGTAGCGCATGAGACGGATGTGGACGTCGAATACTGTCGTGGTTAACATGTGGTTAACCGAGAATTCAAGTCTATGAAAGATGGTATAGATTCGAGAAAAATCATCCGCGAATGGATCTGTAGATGCTGCCTTCGCAACCAATCCATTTTATCGAGCACTAGGCATGGatcgacttgatcacacatgctggaaaagcacacgtgaggcgtTCGAGGCATGACTAGggcgatgattaggtggttacTGGCCGACTTAATCTCATTTCTTATAAGTGCTTTCTTCAGGGTGGGTTAAAccagagtgagtttagacaactcgacaatcgatctctaaactcaacctttgttcattgggcagttacaagttagtaaaaaccAACTTGTTAAACTTACATTGAgcaggtcctctcagtaccatcggtaagccaagggttgagagttcaccctGTTAACAAGAGATTATGTATTTGGgtaaaaatccatttggtcagattGTTCATCCATTCCCTCATGCAAGATGAACTGACTTGgtgagggaatacatggattaaataagagagcgaatgaacaaactcctgcatctcagcagcaggaaaagtcaatctccaatttgagagctaattagctgttttccaacactaaaaagctccaagactTCACCTTTACaagaaaggatgtaaagggaacttgtatgagtagtcactaccaagatcaaaagaaataagaccacacatgaaagtggtatgcccttttgatcccatagagatgatagatgttgcttggtcacttgacaaacaacatagaaatcgtTTCAAGGAAGATATCCACGGAAGATAACACACCAGTGTAATCCTATaacggatcatgactagagacttcGATAtcggcatgcgccaagcagcagaaccttgcgtgtacattcacaaggggctctcagtttcgccgcggtaccataagtccttaaccatgacaccattacaaaactggcaccaataatgaatctcacgtggtaagaataatttgtgcagagataacatatcgatatagtctcataatggattatgactactaactgtgatactagcgtgtaccgagcagcacaaccttgtgtgtatacccacaggaggccctcggttttggcagtggcatcatcaattttagtcataacgccaatactagacataaccaataagaaatctcacacaacacaaataggactggtcaaggatgacaatatacaaaagagactccacctgtaggaatggttacaagtagagagccaaatagatcatggcccgatgaaatgaacacgATATGGCCAAAACCTAACTTGATGaaggagtatgatgggagactgttgcTTTAGTCCAAAAATATTTCTACGCCCATTATAGAGATCATGAGGACAAGGATTAGTATCTATTAGATACGGACgggaaaacaatcataagattaagtgGGTATGCCTTGGATAGATatggggaaaccaaaggcatcaatttCAAGAAAATACTCAGACAGGTCTGTTCTGGGTTAGgttgatgaaagtgacaagataatccgcaaggagaggccaaatacaatagagacctcaacctgcatcaactgaacaagggaatggttctagaaggagacatgacttgagattCTTGTTTTAAGCTTGGGTACATTTTATGTTCAACAcagaaattatctaagcatttatttgtatgggCTTTGTCATGGAGTGATAATGGACAATTCAAATTTGGGTCTAAGTTCACCAAGaagaacatggcctaattttGGGTTTGGGCAAAACAAGTCACTAACCTTCTATCGACACATCAAGCACAAGGGCAAACGCATTTGCACTAATGGTCAAATTATGAAAAGCTAAAAGCAATCTAAACCTGTATCCCTAGGACACCACATCATTAcaatcaccaagtttggaataaaggtgagagaagcattttgggtgtataggtaacaaacataatgcaacaatcaagatgcatgctcgtcttattcgtcctcactgattttgccaacatactgcggcaatagcgttctatatcggtggcatacttacgactctctcggtattttactagtcgtcaactacacatacgttttcagggttagtgtacctgcagaaaattccatcacagcccaattcccaatgatgcagttcacacatgatAGTTTATCAcaatttatactccatatattgctatatggaggccagctcatcattaagcgccgaagccacgcataggcgccgttgccacactttaaccatagggcaactcattatggtcactcaccttcttacctgagcgtaggtgcgtcgttgcaagtacattacatttctcagtattcccatgtctgtatacccatacaccacgcatggggtactgaattcccggaaaagtaaatactccacatcacagccttcatatatatatgtggaatatgtatataatcaagcgctttttacactcttccctagaccgacggttgttcggtcatgctctcacatctcaccttacccttgagcgtcgatccattcaaaactgaatggcctcaaaaataacaatacacatgtatgcaatacccacccggttgtgggttatggttttcaactagccacctgatagtccttacttTATGGCTTAATAGagaatgtcgctagcattatagtttttcaaaactgtttttcaagccaaacaatgtgtttagttgaaaataggttttctaaaaccaaaacttttgttttgaaaatacgtatgtgactgtatatacttaatccagctccgataccagctgtggccagaacctccaagttatcgggcccacatgcacctgtccttgtctcaaagacctcagacggccatgcatgtgcaccagataacttaacaggatccgtccgattgccccaaggacaccggataaccacttacaaccagaaccgcgggattaagtaacacaaatcacacacacccaatatttttgcagcggaaatcttattaccaaattttacaagttacaaaaaatttatattattttatcggagtgattacaaaagtataagtttgaaatatatgctagctcaaatggaccatcctcagtaagaagataaagacgggttatacttatataagaaggccgagcccaccggcacttaacaccatcaaaagCAGCACAAAGatagaacctgaaaaacaacagagaATAAaacccctgagtatggaattactcagcaagacatacccgactaaagaaaagactctcaagggtatgctggatttgggaatcaaggagaggctttagcaagaatcacttagatacttttgcagaaatagcttactaaagtgagtccttacttccaATATTTTACGccaaattaaatattaatagacttttGTTTGCATATGGTCTACTTTCAACCatatcatcaatacaacatcatttttattcatgagattcacatcctgacttaggttgcaggtcagtgatcaagtctccactctccggggatataacggcgatccgaagcgatttactcagctgaggatctctaaccacacgacatatgtagcacttaacccttgcatatgtcaaccgttcccacagatcctccacaacgtgaaccggtccgcaGCTACCCGGGAGCaacagtactcctccatccagcctctagccaggagggcacacgctactcccaccatctcccacgccccagtgcgcggttgtcttttcacgtatggaatagccgggttcaagcttaccctgtcccatttccagggcatgtggctagttaagatagtccttgatctatcaggcctacatacgcatccaatccttaattgacccggACGGAACATCaatctgttcctagcccaagtctcgagttaagtacttccacccttaggattgttttgtgttcctaaggatgaaaagagcattatagggaactttacagtaagatcccaccatgctcccaataaAAATATCCGTGCAGGTAGAgatcatccttcctcaggatcaacctgagctaggcataagtgcaaaggacaaactctatctgcctataagcagggctaagcattttttttaaatcatatttgatacttcaccagaagtatctataaaaggaatggatttcaaggtagGCAATTGCAtcgaagggtttccaagcaacttctataaacctaatgcacatttcactagacttaaagtgtgcaaaaataatttaaaaacacaagaaggggttgcatgcaccggggcttgcctggaagaaacactaggttagtgttgttagacgatgtccacttgacgatcatccttgttCTGATACTTGTTTCGTCTATCCATCTTCCGGATtgtccatcaacatcatcctgcggattaagcccgcgcttggggtcgacttggtcgtcttccgcatcgcgtgattaattaacgtacctgaatgaaatgcattatgcacatgaatgcatatcgacAAGAATATCACacacctaaatagtgctacgcgatagcggaacacctagcggcgaggcgtttgTACAAGTTCATACGGAAATACTAGTTATCGATATCGACTACGCGTAATAATTACGCTTCTTTAAATTAacgaacctaacgcaaacatcatGAAACAACAAATAATACATATTTAATATAATTAGCCTAATTTTGGCTACACGATAGTGAATCGAATATCTAGTGACGAGGCACAAATAACATTTAAAAGCAATTACCAGATACCGGGATATTACTAAGTACAACGTTCGCGCTATTTTAACTTAACCGAATCTGACTTGAACAAGAAGCGCTAATACAAAACACAAATCCTATATATATTCCTAAGCTAGAGAATTAACAAACCGGCTCACTAATGCTTAAATTGACTCAGATGTCGTGGAAACGACAACGAGTCTCAGTTCAGGTGATTCATCGAACACCTGGCGTGCAAGTGAACTAGATGGGCCAAACGTGCTTAGCGCAAACGGTGATGCCTCGTAGGGAATGAACCTACACGCAAACACACAAAGGAAACAAACTAGCGCTAAGTAACACAGATCGCTACCGCGCATCTGTGCTATAAATAAGAGAATCATCGTGATAATATATTTAATCGAACCATTCATCAATTCTAATAGCAATAAAAACGGCACAGCTCATTGGGACCATATTTGACTCAACACCTGATAACAACAACGATTTCTAATTCAGACATTTTCTCGAACACCTAACAAGTCTACATACCAGACGAGATTAAATATCGAAATACAATATCCTATCCCGTAGAGAAATAACCTAACATCAAACATATACAATGAAATACAGATAATTACTACAGCACATCACAAGTATCTGATTCTAACGTCGCGGGTAATATTCATCCAATATATCATCGAATTAATTGATTAGTAGGAGTAGCGAGCTAGAGTACTATTACCAATTCGATGAGAAATTCGTGGAAGTAGCAACAACACTTGGCTCAGGCCCTTCATCGAACACTTGTCGAGCAGAGGTTGACGAGATCGCGGATGAGAAACGACGACGAATTCCGGGTTCCAGCCATTCGTCGAGCACCGGGGGCGGTCGATGGCGAACACGCCGAAACAGAGAAGTTTATCCGAGCAGCTGCAAACAACCGTGCCGGGGACATGTCGAACACGAATGACACGGATGTGCCAAGCGTAGCAAACGACACAAAAGCACGCGACATCGAGTGGACAGAACAGGGCGAGATTGATGACACACACCCATGGTGAGGCGGGGTCGGCGAATACCGGCGCCGGACAGCGCCCAGCGCACGACGAATCGAGCGCGGCGAGCAGCAAAGAAAATCTGCGCGCAATGACGATCTTGGCTAGGGGAAAAGCTCCGCTGCGCAGGGATCCGAGCTCGACACAGGGAGTTTCACGGCTCGCAGCGACTATGACCGAGCGCAGGGGAAAGAAGACCCAGGCGCTCGGAACCAGACAGCGACGCGAGCGCAGAGTGACACGGTCAAGTAGGGACCAGGACGCCGCGGCATGGACGCGAGCTGAGGGACCTGGACGCAGAGGAAGTTCCCGCGCCGCATAGGAGCAGGCGCGCGCACGGAGCAAAGAAGCTGGGCGCGGCCAGGCGATGGAGGGACTCAGCGGGCAGAGGAAGGACGCCGAGCAGAGAGAAAGAGGAGCAGAGCTGGCTGGAGTCGGGCGCAGCGCTGGAGCAGGGAGATCGACCGGGCGCGCATAGCTTCGGGCAAACCCAGGGCGCGACTGGATATTACTGCCGGCGAGCAGAAAGATTAGAGGGAGGAGAACGTCGCAGAGGAAGCGAAAGTGCCATGGCAGGGGCTTCAATCCGGCGCGGCCATGGCAGAGGGCAAGCACCGGCAGCTGGAGAAGCCGAGGGCCATGGAAGCAGGGAGCTCGACCGGCGAGCTGAGCTTATGGCGCATGGTGCATTTATGTACACAGGAGGCGCAACACTAAAACTTATCAAGAACTTGATCTGCATGGCTGATGACGTGTTGTGATAGAATGCAGAGAGAATTCCCGAGCTGGCACGTGTACTGGAATCTAGGATATTACGATGGCTTGAGATaagaacaagggagcaagagacGTGAGAAGGAGATTTACGTGACCTGCTGTGTGGTGGCTGAAGATAATGTCGATGGAAGACAAGGCTTGAAGCGTGACATGGGTTGAAGTAATAAAGGGATTTCCCCCATTTTCGTAATGGAGACTTAAAAGTAAGTGGATAATAGGACTAAGGTTTAAAGAGATACAAATAAATTGGCCCAAAACAATATCAGgcataaaagaaaaattagatagGATTTGATTTGGTGAATACTCCTAAAATCAGATAATTTTCGTGACTGTTTCGGGCAACACGGAAACGAACTAGATATCGGATACATTATTTCTGAGACCATACTAGTTTTAGTCGAAATCGGATAAAAATTTACCCGATGCCTAAACATAGTTGATTTGATTCGAAACTTAATAATTCATCTGTAGTCTGAATTATTACGACACGAGCCACGAAAATCTAATTTGAGACCGAGGCGAGAAATAACATACCGAATCAAATGGATTTCAGCTTCGGTATTTTAATCTGCGTGATTCGACTAATATTAGCCAGAACCATATCGGCTAATGCACACATGATTTCGTCGCTAAAACAGTGTGCGGATGGATAAGTTGGATCCAAACCCCACGCACAATTTCGCGCGAGCTGAATTATTTTACCCCCGAACAATTTAGTCGTCAAGTTCAACTGAATTTGTCCGagataaaatcatccgagtgagtcgggcttccgaattcgtattcgcgcgaacgatgaattttaaataatcaccggacgcaccgattttcggaacaaatatgttccgaacatcacgaaaattttaggaagagcccggatagatagaaataaaaacgatgtcgcgcTCGCAACAGACGACACCGATGCGATATAaaaatcgcgatagacgaagatgtttagaatttaaaaatccattttatccactgattacgtgcttaaatccgtactcgttgtcgagcggaatataaacacctggggtgttacaggctCTGTATTCCattcttgtgtcattgatgcGATATGGTGTATGATGTGATTGCTATGagaaatgatatgatgatatgatgcaaaatgataatgatgtcgaagacacatactcacactcccactctggaacacacaatctctgcattcccttaggaacgactggaatctctttgtcgtttatttttcggcttcaccgttatttttcggtgtaagttctgcatccccttaggaacgtcttttgaacttctttcgccttctatttcggcggtataagttctgcatcccctataggaacgtcttttgaacttctttcgccttatatttcggcaatatttggctctgcattccctttggaacgactttttgagcagaaaacttacactgcgctccccttAGGaaggacttttttgtagcttcggcaaaacttacgctgtgctcccttaggaacgactttttgcagtttcggcaattttagctctgcattcccttaggaacgacttttgagcttcggcaattttgagcttcgtaagtctgtgaagaagctatatttcattctgatagaagcgaaattattacaaggaattaaaactagatttacattgcttgttccttattgaaaaaacaaaatgacatagaacataaaaagtatttcagaggtaggatatcgctcaataaatgtgctttgattctagcacagtactgttgactgtgcgagcttcggattcctccctgaattcacgttgctgttgggagtgatggcgcccttctggctgctggctttgggaataggtaggttgcagtggtggtggcggtgggagctatggccaggaagcctatgaatggctagccgaagcaacaaaagctgcaggatgattgcccacatattctggtatgtagggagaatggcacgaagcactgtgcaagacctgcttcggctgattctgccgagcttcggcttctgtgatctccttttgcttcagaatggtgatttggcacattcttgtagtatggcccttgcccctcaccacagaataagcaatagatcttcctgggttggatccccatatcttcctctgaagcctctagcgcctctgccccttgagctagtggcctgaaagagctttgctattgccccaaagattgtgaggtgtactgtggcctctgaagctgtcttcctttgtcgtcattctgactggagctatggactgacctgacatgccttggtggATTCTTCctttgaagcccctggtcatctccgagattctataagcttcttcccttctttggcagaagtcgttgtcagccggatgtactcatccatcttctgaagcagcttctccagtgtttgtgggggcttcctggcgaagtattgggtcataggtcctggccggagaccattaatcatggcctcaatgacaatttcattgggcactgtgggcgcttgtgccc
The Zea mays cultivar B73 unplaced genomic scaffold, Zm-B73-REFERENCE-NAM-5.0 scaffold_638, whole genome shotgun sequence genome window above contains:
- the LOC118475773 gene encoding uncharacterized protein, which gives rise to MMETSDIRAQLAGRAPCFHGPRLLQLPVLALCHGRAGLKPLPWHFRFLCDVLLPLIFLLAGSNIQSRPGFARSYARPVDLPAPALRPTPASSAPLSLCSASFLCPLSPSIAWPRPASLLRARACSYAARELPLRPGPSARVHAAASWSLLDRVTLRSRRCLVPSAWVFFPLRSVIVAASRETPCVELGSLRSGAFPLAKIVIARRFSLLLAALDSSCAGRCPAPVFADPASPWVCVINLALFCPLDVACFCVVCYAWHIRVIRVRHVPGTVVCSCSDKLLCFGVFAIDRPRCSTNGWNPEFVVVSHPRSRQPLLDKCSMKGLSQVLLLLPRISHRIGTLINHAMRKTTKSTPSAGLIRRMMLMDNPEDG